The Pukyongia salina genome segment TATGATATTTTTGGGGTTAATATCTTCTTTTACTTCTTCTGAAACATCAAAATTGATATTAAACCAGAACTTGGATCCTTTGCCCAACTGACTTTCAAGATTGATCTTACTACCCATTAATTCGAGCAGGTTCTTTACGATGGACAGACCCAGGCCTGTACCACCAAATTTTCTATTGATCTGCAGGGAGGCCTGTGAGAATGTCTCGAAGATGCTTTTTTGTTTCTTCTTCGATATTCCAACACCGTTATCTTCAATTTCAAAGTGCAATGCAACTTTCGAATTATTTTCCTCCAGTTTTTTCACACGAACCACAACATCACCGTTCTGAGTAAATTTCACCGAGTTACCAATAAGGTTGATAAGGATTTGAGATAACTTAAGCGGATCGCCAACCAATCTGTCCGGAATAGTTTCATCGAATTCCAGATGCAGGTTGTTCTTACGGTCGTCTGCAGATTTCTTCAGTGCTATGAGTACATCATTTATGCGTTTCTTGAGTGAGAAAGTAGTTTTCTCGATCTCTACCTTATTGGCCTCAAGTTTATTGAGATCGAGGATATTGTTTATGAGGGATAACAGGTATTCTCCCGAAAATTTCAGGGAGTTCAAATGTTCTTTCTGATGCGGTTTCGGGTCTTCTTCAAGCAAAAGGTGAGTTAATCCCGTTACGGCGTAGAGAGGCGTACGTAGCTCATGTGTAATGGTTGAAAGGAATTGTGCCTTGGCCAGAGATGCTTTTTCGGCCTTTTCCTTCGCTAATTGCAGCTCGATGTTCTTATCCTGTAGCAATTCATTGGCCTTGGCTCTCAGGTTGTTATTTTTATAAAGCGAAAGCGTAAGTAACGAAAGGATGATGATAAGTGCAATACTCAATCCCGTGGTCATCCTACCAAAATTGATCGATTTCTGCTGCTTATCGATATCCATACGCTGCTCCTCAATGATCTCGGTAAGGTTATTCACGCTCGCGTCTATCTCGATCCCTTTGGTGATCGCCTGCAGATATACCTGTTGTAAGGAGTCGTTCTTAGCTTCATAAAGTTTCATATTACGCTCAACAGCCGCAAGATCGCCATTTCGCAGGGCTATCAAGCTACCAATGCGGTAACTTCGTACTTTTAGTTTGGTAAAGGAATGCTGGTCTATGATAGCAGTTGCTTTTTCCAGCGTAGCAGTAGCTTCTGTGATATTAGTTAACAGAGGTTGTTCCTCATTTAGATCTACCAGGGCCTCGGCCTTATTCAAATAGGACAAAGCGAGCTGGTACCAATTATTATTCTCTTCAAATACCGGGATCGCGGCGTTATAGTAATTTATAGCATCGGTGATCTTACCATTTTTATGTTGTAACATCCCAATCCCTAAAAGTACATCGGCTCGTTGGGCCTCGGTTCCCTGGTTAGTATAAATAACTTCTGCTTTTTTGAAGTAGTTCTCAGCTTCTACAAGCTGGCCCAGTTGTGTTAAGATCAATCCTTTTAGATTAAAGGCGTGCGCTTTTAAAATATCGTTCTTTCCTTTATCGATATAGTCTAATGCTATATCTGCTTCCGAATTAGCCTTGTGATAATTATGAAGGAAATAGTGTAATTCTGCAATTTCAAGCTGCAAGGACTCCTTAAAAGAATGATCTGAATTTACTACGGCAAGTTTGTTAGCATGATTTAGTTGTACGATCGCCTCATCAAAATCTTGCTGCGCTATCGCATTTCTGGCCTCTGCCTGATAGTTCTGAATTAGTTGTACAGAGTCCTGTTCGATTTGTTGCGAATAACAATCGAATGCAGTTAAAAACAGGGCGAAAACCCAGATTTTCAAGCAAGTAAATTTTACAACTCTGGCCGTCAAAACTATGTACTTGGGCGATAAATATAGTTATTTCCTCGAAATTTGTAGGATTAAATCTACAATTCTCGACGAATACCCTACTTCGTTGTCGTACCAACCTATGATTTTTACCATTTTTCCTATTACGGAGGTCATCCCCGCATCGAATACACAGGAATGGCTATTTCCCAGTATATCTACCGATACGATAGGATCTTCGGTATACTGGAGAATTCCTTTTAGAGTGCCTTCTGAAGCATTTTTAAAGGCCAAATTAACCTGTTCTATTGATACTTTTTCCTTCACATTAAAGGTAATGTCTGTTAAAGAGCCGTTCGCAACCGGAACTCGTATGCCGCAACCTCCAATAACAGTGGATAAATCGGGAAATATTGTAGTTAACGCTTTGGCAGCCCCCGTGGTGGTTGGTACTATGGATTGTCCAGCAGCACGGGCGCGTCTAAGATCACGATGCGGTTGGTCGTGCAAGCTCTGATCTGTGGTATACGAGTGTACGGTCGTGATATAAGCTTGTTCTATACCACACAAGGATTCGATCACTGCCAACATGGGTGCGGCATTATTTGTGGTACAGGACGCATTGGAGATAATTGTGTCTTCTGGGACTAAAATACCGTCATTTACTCCTAGAACCACCATTTTTATAGAGGTATCGTCCGTGGGTACTGATAAAATTACCCTAGAAGCACCGTTATCGATATGAGCCTGCAATTCATTTCTATTTTTGAATTTTCCTGTGCAGTCCACTACAAAATCGACCTTACCCCAGGGTATTTCAGCAATATTAGCCTTTGAAGAATACCGAATTTCCTCTTCGTCTACGACGATAGAGCTACCAGTATGATCTACATTGTAAGGCAAAACCCCCTGAATGCTGTCGTATTTTAACAAATGCGCCATGGTCCTTGAGTCGGCAATATCGTTGATTGCTACCACCCGTATGTCGGGATGGTCCAGCAGCATCCTGAACAGTGTACGACCAATCCGACCAAAACCGTTGATGCCGATATTGATTGCTTTGCTCATAAGAGACTATGTAAGGTGTTTTTGTGCTTTATAGGAGGATCTTACCAGGGCACCGCTTTCAACGTGCCTGAAGCCCATTTCCAGTCCGATTTCCTCGTATTTCCTGAATTGCTCCGGTGGAATGAATTCTTTTACTGGGAGATGCTTTTTAGAAGGTTGAAGATATTGCCCAAGCGTTACGATGTCCAGTCCAACACTACGCAAGTCTTCCAAAGTGCGTATCACTTCTTCTTCGGTTTCACCCAATCCCAGCATGATCCCGCTTTTTGTACGTTCTATACCCTGTTCTTTCAGATATCGCAGTACTTCCAGACTTCTTTCGTATTTCGCCTGGATTCTCACTTCTCTTGTAAGTCGTTTTACTGTTTCCATGTTGTGGGATACAACTTCGGGTTTTACAGCAATGATACGGTCTATATTTCGGGTAACTCCTTGAAAATCCGGAATTAAGGTCTCCAGAGTGGTTTCCGGGTTCATACGGCGTATCGCCTTTACTGTTTCGGCCCAAATGATAGATCCCATATCTTTCAGGTCGTCACGGTCCACCGAAGTGACCACAGCATGCTTAATATTCATGATCTTGATAGAACGAGCCACCTTTTCCGGTTCATCCCAGTCTACCATTTGTGGTCTCCCTGTTTTTACACCACAGAAACCACAGGAGCGGGTGCACATATTTCCAAGGATCATAAAAGTGGCAGTACCTTCCGTCCAGCATTCACCCATATTCGGGCAACTACCGCTTGTACAGATGGTATGAAGATTATATTTATCTACTAACCCACGCAGTTCGGTATATTTCTTACCAGTGGGGAGTTTTACACGAAGCCATTTTGGCTTCGGTTGTGGTTTTTGGGTATCTACAGTTTTCACTTCCATAGCGGAAACAAATGTACGAAGATTAGCTTAAAATAATCACAACAGAGTGCTAAGATACCAACCGCTAAATCCTAGCAGGATCAAGATGCTAGTAACGCTGTATACTTTCAGTAAAGTCCCAGGTCTTGCAGTTGCAGGGGTATGCCTTCCGGACAATAACCTATAATTAAAAAATGCATAGAATGGGGCCGTAAGAAACGACAGGATCGTCGCTATTTCCACCAATAATTTCATTTCAGAAAGAAGAAAGAAGAAAATAACCATAGTTCCGGAGGCCAGAATAACAAGCCAGTATAAATAGCCGCTTTTAATTGATCTTCCGGTAATAAGCTCTGTGGCACGGTGCATAGCCCTGGGCGATCCGTCCAGCGTAGTTAGACTTGTACTGAACATAGTAGTGAAGGCAGCTATTCCTATGATTATTTTTGCCCATTCCCCAAGACTTTGTGTATACATCGCTATTAACTGGTTTGCAAATTCTCCGGCACCGTCCGAAAACATCTGCTCACTGCCAAACATCACCACAGCGCCAAGGGCGAGGAAACCAACGGCAAGGACAGTAGTTGTTATATAACCAACGTTAAAATCGAAACGGGATTGACCTGGATCGATGGATGGGTCCAGTTTCTTCTTTTCGGTGGTCCACATCGAATGCCATATGGAAATATCCAGGGGAGCAGGCATCCAACCCATAAAGGCGATCAGGAAGGCGACGCCGGCTACCTCGGTTGGTAGAATTTGTTTAAAGGTGACGCCTTCCGAAGGATCTATGGCGAGCGTTACCGCTACTATGGTGCTTATGGTAAGCCCTATCACTATAAATTTCATAAGCGAATCCAGCATCTTGTAACGACCCAACACTAGTATAGTGAAACAGGCCAGGGTGATGAGCGCTGTCCATACTACCGGTGATCCCACGCCAAAAAGAGAGGAGGCAATACCCGCAGTTACAATGGTTACTGCAGTTTGAATGGTGAACATGGTAGCGAAGGTTAAAACCAGGTACACGTAGACAACCCCTTTGCCCATTTTCAGGTACCCTTCAAGTAATGATTCCCCCGTTGCCGAAGCATAGCGTGGACCATACTCGAAGAAGGGGTATTTTACCGCGTTTATAAGTAATAACGCCCATAGGAGTCCGAAGCCAAAATCGGCACCTGCTCTCGTAGACTGTACCAGATGAGATACACCTATCGCAGCCCCGGCGAAGATGAATCCCGGCCCTAGTTTTCGAAGGGTAAGTTTCAATGCTGATGATTTTGTGTAATGATCTCGGAAAGTAATTTCTTGGCCCGTAACAAACGTACTTTTACATTGTTTAGGGGTTCCTTTAACTGTTCGGAGATCTCATTATAACTCATTTCATGAAAATACCGTAGGTTAATCACATCCTGGTAATGGGGTTTTAATTGCTTTATAAAACGGAGGAGTTCTGCCAGGTTCTGTTCGGTGATGAGCTTATCCTCCGGGGAAGGGGAAAGATCGGCGATCTTATGTACATGTTCTTCACTGGTGTCCGTAGTTTGTGATTGAATAGAGGCTTTTTTCTTACGGCTTTTATCTATTTGAATATTCTTGGAAATGGCGATGAGCCATGTTCCGAAAGCGTAGGACTCATCGAAGGTTTCGATCTTATCGAAGGCTTTTGCAAAGGACTCTATCGCGATGTCTTCGGCTTCGTATTCGTCGTTAACTCGTTTTAACTGAAATCCGTAGACCTCATTCCAAAAATGATCCAATAAAAAACTAAAGGCACTTTGCCTCCCGGCTTTCGCCAGCTTCACCTGTTTTAAAATTTCCGCTTTGATCAATTCCAAGTGGATCGTTTTGAAGTCTTACTGCTAATAAAGATACTCAATTGCAGGCATACTAAAAACAATTCGAGGAAAGGGATAAAGGGGATAAGAGAAGATTCTTTTAGCAACAATGCTCCTTTGCCCACAATGATATATTGAACCAGTATCCTGAAAATAATAAGGAGGATCGCGATCTTCCAACTACTATAAAGGCACGCAAGAATGGCCAGGATCCAGAACGATACATTAAATATGTAATAGGCTCCCAACAATACCTTGTGTTTGGGTTTATACCTGGATGCCGTACTACTATGTCTCTTTTTTTGTTGGAACCAATGTTTCCATTTTTTCTTCGGAATTGAATAAGTGAAAGAATCCTGGTGGTATTGAAGCGCTGTATTAGTAGCAGTGGCCGCCTTGTTTACGAAAAGATCATCGTCACCCGAAAGCACATTCATATGCGAAGTAAACCCGCCGTGGGCGTAAAACACATTGCTGGTATAGGCGAGGTTCCTCCCAACTCCCATATACGGATTACCACGTAAAGCATAAGAAAAATATTGAATGGCAGTGATTATGGTTTCAAATCTAATTAGAGCATTTAACATGCCGGGTCTCCTTAGATAACCACCGTATCCCAGTATAATTTGTTTTTCTTCAGAAAACTGGGACACCATATGGCGAATCCATGACGAACTGGCCGGCCGGCAATCGGCATCGGTAAATACCATTCTCTTATTTGCAGCTTTCTTTATACCTAGTGTAAGTGCATATTTCTTACTTCCCCAAAAAGCTTCATTACTTTTTACATCCACGACTCGTATTCGGGAATCCTGTTCAGCAAAATGTTCCATGATCTCCAACGTTTTGTCGCTGGAGGCATCATTAATAAGGATAAGTTCGAACTCCGGATAATCCTGTGCCAGCCATAAGGGAATATGATCCTTCAGGTTTTTGGCTTCATTCTTAGCGCAAATAAGTACAGATACCGGGTATGCGGCAGTAGAGATTTTAGTTCCTGTCCTGGAAAAAGTAAAAGGAACAAAGTATAAGTAATAAAGACAATTGACGATAACAACAAATGCGAGCAGAAGAATTAGCAGCATAGTTGTTTAAACTTGTTAGGATGATTGATGTGGCTCCTGGGTACAGGAATCGAATTGATCCGGGGTTTTACCGCAAAATCCGCAGGCTTCTCCTTCTTTGTTTAAAAAAGGGCTCTGACTAGCGCAGGTACCGGCGAATTTCCCATCCTTC includes the following:
- a CDS encoding response regulator, with translation MKIWVFALFLTAFDCYSQQIEQDSVQLIQNYQAEARNAIAQQDFDEAIVQLNHANKLAVVNSDHSFKESLQLEIAELHYFLHNYHKANSEADIALDYIDKGKNDILKAHAFNLKGLILTQLGQLVEAENYFKKAEVIYTNQGTEAQRADVLLGIGMLQHKNGKITDAINYYNAAIPVFEENNNWYQLALSYLNKAEALVDLNEEQPLLTNITEATATLEKATAIIDQHSFTKLKVRSYRIGSLIALRNGDLAAVERNMKLYEAKNDSLQQVYLQAITKGIEIDASVNNLTEIIEEQRMDIDKQQKSINFGRMTTGLSIALIIILSLLTLSLYKNNNLRAKANELLQDKNIELQLAKEKAEKASLAKAQFLSTITHELRTPLYAVTGLTHLLLEEDPKPHQKEHLNSLKFSGEYLLSLINNILDLNKLEANKVEIEKTTFSLKKRINDVLIALKKSADDRKNNLHLEFDETIPDRLVGDPLKLSQILINLIGNSVKFTQNGDVVVRVKKLEENNSKVALHFEIEDNGVGISKKKQKSIFETFSQASLQINRKFGGTGLGLSIVKNLLELMGSKINLESQLGKGSKFWFNINFDVSEEVKEDINPKNIIYDVDYVALENRKILVVEDNKINQMITRKILEKNKMVCMVADNGMDAIKLVKENEFDVILMDIHMPGISGIEATQKIRAFNKDLPIIALTAVTIDENLDDFYRAGFNEIIPKPFKTEEFFEKIYRTIANKTFPVNS
- a CDS encoding RNA polymerase sigma factor yields the protein MELIKAEILKQVKLAKAGRQSAFSFLLDHFWNEVYGFQLKRVNDEYEAEDIAIESFAKAFDKIETFDESYAFGTWLIAISKNIQIDKSRKKKASIQSQTTDTSEEHVHKIADLSPSPEDKLITEQNLAELLRFIKQLKPHYQDVINLRYFHEMSYNEISEQLKEPLNNVKVRLLRAKKLLSEIITQNHQH
- a CDS encoding glycosyltransferase; translation: MLLILLLAFVVIVNCLYYLYFVPFTFSRTGTKISTAAYPVSVLICAKNEAKNLKDHIPLWLAQDYPEFELILINDASSDKTLEIMEHFAEQDSRIRVVDVKSNEAFWGSKKYALTLGIKKAANKRMVFTDADCRPASSSWIRHMVSQFSEEKQIILGYGGYLRRPGMLNALIRFETIITAIQYFSYALRGNPYMGVGRNLAYTSNVFYAHGGFTSHMNVLSGDDDLFVNKAATATNTALQYHQDSFTYSIPKKKWKHWFQQKKRHSSTASRYKPKHKVLLGAYYIFNVSFWILAILACLYSSWKIAILLIIFRILVQYIIVGKGALLLKESSLIPFIPFLELFLVCLQLSIFISSKTSKRSTWN
- a CDS encoding Nramp family divalent metal transporter gives rise to the protein MKLTLRKLGPGFIFAGAAIGVSHLVQSTRAGADFGFGLLWALLLINAVKYPFFEYGPRYASATGESLLEGYLKMGKGVVYVYLVLTFATMFTIQTAVTIVTAGIASSLFGVGSPVVWTALITLACFTILVLGRYKMLDSLMKFIVIGLTISTIVAVTLAIDPSEGVTFKQILPTEVAGVAFLIAFMGWMPAPLDISIWHSMWTTEKKKLDPSIDPGQSRFDFNVGYITTTVLAVGFLALGAVVMFGSEQMFSDGAGEFANQLIAMYTQSLGEWAKIIIGIAAFTTMFSTSLTTLDGSPRAMHRATELITGRSIKSGYLYWLVILASGTMVIFFFLLSEMKLLVEIATILSFLTAPFYAFFNYRLLSGRHTPATARPGTLLKVYSVTSILILLGFSGWYLSTLL
- the gap gene encoding type I glyceraldehyde-3-phosphate dehydrogenase, with the protein product MSKAINIGINGFGRIGRTLFRMLLDHPDIRVVAINDIADSRTMAHLLKYDSIQGVLPYNVDHTGSSIVVDEEEIRYSSKANIAEIPWGKVDFVVDCTGKFKNRNELQAHIDNGASRVILSVPTDDTSIKMVVLGVNDGILVPEDTIISNASCTTNNAAPMLAVIESLCGIEQAYITTVHSYTTDQSLHDQPHRDLRRARAAGQSIVPTTTGAAKALTTIFPDLSTVIGGCGIRVPVANGSLTDITFNVKEKVSIEQVNLAFKNASEGTLKGILQYTEDPIVSVDILGNSHSCVFDAGMTSVIGKMVKIIGWYDNEVGYSSRIVDLILQISRK
- the lipA gene encoding lipoyl synthase, giving the protein MEVKTVDTQKPQPKPKWLRVKLPTGKKYTELRGLVDKYNLHTICTSGSCPNMGECWTEGTATFMILGNMCTRSCGFCGVKTGRPQMVDWDEPEKVARSIKIMNIKHAVVTSVDRDDLKDMGSIIWAETVKAIRRMNPETTLETLIPDFQGVTRNIDRIIAVKPEVVSHNMETVKRLTREVRIQAKYERSLEVLRYLKEQGIERTKSGIMLGLGETEEEVIRTLEDLRSVGLDIVTLGQYLQPSKKHLPVKEFIPPEQFRKYEEIGLEMGFRHVESGALVRSSYKAQKHLT
- a CDS encoding membrane or secreted protein, translating into MGLFIITLLLLLFAVAGIAIKIWGKKDGKFAGTCASQSPFLNKEGEACGFCGKTPDQFDSCTQEPHQSS